One Oncorhynchus keta strain PuntledgeMale-10-30-2019 unplaced genomic scaffold, Oket_V2 Un_contig_20982_pilon_pilon, whole genome shotgun sequence DNA window includes the following coding sequences:
- the LOC118381202 gene encoding cyclin-dependent kinase inhibitor 1B-like produces MTNFPTPTGLESAVAGRATLPRRHSSVCRNLFGPVDHDALSRELKAKLKEISERDQRRWNFHFETNTPIPGIYEWEGMSAESMPAFYQESTEVGDVRVQVVTSNTDYSAEVVTDNVRGCCLNQTPLSDCEQTALCSNEVNQENWSNSPNTRKLNSKSTQCIRRKRSRTSYERAVNVTQITDFFPKRRRRSTSEMKSTQPNSSLSIPLEQTPRKAQIIR; encoded by the exons ATGACAAACTTTCCGACGCCAACTGGTTTGGAGAGCGCGGTGGCAGGGAGAGCAACGCTTCCCCGTCGCCATTCAAGCGTTTGTCGGAACTTATTTGGACCCGTCGACCATGATGCGCTGAGCCGCGAGTTGAAGGCGAAGCTGAAGGAAATATCTGAACGAGACCAGCGTCGATGGAATTTCCACTTCGAGACAAACACACCGATTCCCGGGATTTATGAATGGGAAGGAATGTCAGCGGAGTCGATGCCTGCCTTCTACCAGGAGTCGACGGAAGTTGGAGACGTGAGGGTTCAGGTTGTGACATCAAACACAGACTATAGCGCAGAGGTTGTCACTGATAATGTGCGTGGTTGTTGCCTCAACCAAACCCCTCTATCAGACTGTGAACAGACTGCACTTTGTTCCAACGAAGTTAACCAAGAGAATTGGTCCAATTCCCCCAATACGAGGAAATTGAACTCCAAATCAACACAATGTATTCGGCGTAAGAGGTCGAGGACATCTTATGAACGTGCAGTCAACGTTACTCAAATTACAG ATTTTTTCCCAAAGAGAAGGAGAAGATCAACGTCGGAGATGAAGAGCACCCAGCCCAATTCTTCCCTCTCAATTCCTCTTGAACAAACGCCACGCAAAGCTCAAATAATTCGATAA